ATGGAGGAATAACCTAGttttgtttatgtattatttagctATTTAAGCGAGTCTACCCGGAGAGTACTCGGCTTAAAAATACCAGCACTGACACCTGCTACGAAAAGGAGAACTTATCAAGTTCCTTAAACACTGACGGCTCACCCCAAGGAGACCGAGCACGCTTAGCTGaccctgtatagtgtatagttaaTAGTGGCATTTCTCCTCACACTTTAAATTATGCTGGACCAGCACAACTGTTCTAGCTGTATAAACCTGCTGctgttgacccttcataatgaatagtgaaataaaaaaaaagttaaaaccacaactctcttacAAACTCTCCCGCCATTTCTACCTTTGggagataaaacaaaattatatgcAGGTTGTCCTTTCAATATGTGTAAGCGAAATCGTTATTTACCACCCATTTGTTCAGTGCTGGGGAAGAGCTGCAACAACATTCGAAGCTGGGTCAATGTGGCGGCCTTCAAAAACAGCACATGTGTTGTAAAGCTGGTAAATCCTAAAGCATAGGTTGCTAAGTATGTTTTAAGTACTCTCTCCCACCGCCACTGCATCCTCCCCTATGTCCTACATGCACACGGAAAAAATGGGCAATTGTATGCCGCCGGCTTCGCAACATAGAATAAGGACTGACTCGGTTCTAGCAACACTCATTAGCCACTCAACCCCCTGAGCCGTCTTTATCTTTAGTAAGCAAGACTGCAGGTCATATGGGCATATACTGCAAAGGCTATAAGTTTAAGCAGCCATGTCCAGAGACTGAGAAGTAATGTGAGGTCGTAGTTTTGATgtcagaaaatataaaaaaatgtgtttatatatagagAAGAGCGTTTATTTAGCTCTTTGGTATCCGTTTGAAAAGTCTAATTTGAGAACTGGGCAGCTCCCACCGAACCCATAAGcggctttttatattttactttacattGCACCTACGTTTTTGAAACGCTATAATAAAAAGCAAAGACGGACAGACCTTCCATGGCCACCCATCTGTACAAGGTGTTGTACACAATGTAAGGAGATaaatttgaacaaaaaaaaaaaaacttacagtGAAAAGACCAGAGGGGCACTTATTTTAGGCATGTAGGGTTACAGACATGGCTAGCAATGGGGTTTTCCTGGGTTCTGTGTCACGTTGTTAGATATTTATAGCTAATTCTGTTACTCGTATTAAGAGATTTAGAACGATAGCTTCTTAATTTTAGAAAAACTGTCTATGGTTTTTATATAGGTCGTTGTGGCTTTCAGTCCTGTAGAACAATATGATACGTTCATGCCCACCCATCTAAACACCAGTAAAAGAAGGACAAAGGGATCTGGGCCTCTTGGGAGGCACGCATAGAGACGCTGTACATATCTTGCAGAAGAAACCATGAGGACTGAATGTAATACACAGAGTAACCTGGCTCTAACAGTAATATGTCTATTACTCATACTTAATCAAAACTTAAATGTACACTCCAACCACCATACACGCTTTAATACATATATGACACCCAAGCATACATGCTTGCCACCAGCAAGCACCAGAGCGGACATGCTCAGAAAACATGATTTCAATTGGAGCATTATTTCTTGCaaatgattggctgctttaaaagCAGtgcaaaaaacaacacaatgaaGCCAGAGGTACGCTGCATCTTCCCTTAAGTAAATCTTATTTATTAAGAgccaacaaattacgcagcgctgtacaatttaaattgggcagtaaacacacaaaatatacgCTAATAGTTGATAACCCTGTCCGTAAggttgccatctagccttatggtattATCACACAAAGTTCCTGAGGGCCTCGTtcgtgagtttacaatctaaaggagTAGTATGggtaaatgaaacaaaagggGCAGTGAAAAGGAGGGAGTAGCAGCTCTCTTGTAGCCATAATTAGGGCTAAGTGGTTTCAGGATGCAGAAGAGGATGTAGAAATAAAACGAACAGTGGGGTGGGTTAGTGCCTGGTTTCAGAAGGTGGCTAGCACACAGCTTTCTGTTCTTAGAACAGAAAGGGTACAAGCGACGATAGAGAGGTGAAGTAAGAGAAAGCTATTTTAGGTAAAAAGAGGCTTGTAGGAGGCCAGAGAGGGAGGGGGATCAGGTCGAAGGAGTGTACATTTCAAAAGGTAAATACCAACATTTGGCCAAAATAGAAATAATCTCCCCAAAATGCACATTTGGTACACATCCAtcattatacaaaatatgaattaataaaccTGCTTGCAGATCTGGCAAAGTAGTCCAAATGTGGTTGAATACCTTTTAAATCCTGCAGGGGCCTGGTTTCAGAAAGTGGCTAGCAcacagctttatttttttctcctacaGGTTAAAAAAGACACATATAGAactacttacaaagtactttaattagTAGTCCTGTGGTGGGACCGTGTGGACCACTGGAGTGTCCCTAATATTACTGCACAGTTTTGTCCTTCAAAGCACTGACTTGTTTAACTGATTTACATGTTTAGCACcattattttaacacaatattaACAAAAGCggtataaattttttttaatctaaatccATCTAAATATTAAGGAGAAAGGGCATCACAAAACTGAAGCCACATCTGGTGCCAAAAAAGATACATGgtgcccaaaaaaaaaaaattcctttatTTCACACAGTATGCTCAAAGAAAATTTATTTTCATTCGctttcgtttttttttgtttaattccaAACTTTAGGTTATATTGCTGTGCAACAAACAAACCTGAACTACTTATGTTTTGAGCTTGCATGCCTCCTATTGTCCGACATGAGGTATGCAAAATTCTGTGATAATAGATTTGCTATTAGAGTTGCTCCCAACCCAAAGCAAAGGCATACTAAGAGAAAACCAGCTATTGTCAACAAGCTGTAGACTAAGACAGGCAAAGTGTCAAAACCAGGAATactatcataaaaaaaacaaaacacagaaagCCCAACTATATTTGTCTGTCATGTTCAAAGGAGGCCAGATTTGCGGCGTGTCATGTACACTTGTAAAACACTACACCAATGATGTACATAAAGCAGTATGAAACCATAAGCAAAATGTTTCATGTATATCACAAACTCCTTGAAACAcaaaatattcttaaaacatGTTTCTGTGTCTCAAACATGAAATTTCTCTGCAATATCTGCCCTGGTCCTCTGTGAAGTTGAAGGGTCTAGGAGTAACAGCACCTAGTGTgtgcgtgtaaaaaaaaaatgtggcatGATACACTGGAATGGATTGCAAGTTTATTGATAACATGGTTCATTGATCCCCAGTGGAAAAAGTCTCAGCACCTGTGCAACAGCTCTTCCAGGGTCATAATAAGGGCTTAAGGGTCTCTTGATAATTGGTATAACATTTTGTAAGTACACAGCAATCAACCATAGTGTTCTACTACACTCAACTCTAACCATGacaacataatataaaatgctCTATAGTTGATAGGGGTTCCCACAGTGGGAAGGTCAACAAAGTTACAGAAACAGAAAGGTTCTAGGTAGCATAAAAACGCTTCTCCACATGTTAACGTTTCTAAccattattatattacagtaaAGTTTTGCATTTAACATAAGGGTCTCCATTCTGCTGTTCCTGGCCAAAATCCCAGCAGCAAAGATGTAATAGGAGTTGTCCAAATACAGCCAAACCCACATTTAGCCAACTATGCTCAAGCTGTGCATTTTGACGGTAagctttgttttaaaataaaatagggtAGTTCAAGGCCGAGGTATTCAGTTCATAGCAGTATCCCTTATATACAAGCACATATAAAGCTGATATCTACAGACATGTTGGAGATTCAGAAACTGGGAGAGAAGAATCTGAAGAGGAGGCTGAGGGGTGCTTGATCGCCGTGGCCCAGTTTCAAAACATCCAGAGAATGAAGAATGAACAAATTCAAGATCCAAATAACCTGCAGACGAGCAAGATGTGAGACAGTGAATTTACTTCAGAATATAAAAAGGAGTAAAAATAATTCTGTCCTATGCAACAACAGTGCCCAACTGTTCATAGGATAGGCAAAATCCTCTACAGagggctgtgaaaaagtatttggcccttcctgatttcttctatttttgcttgtcacatttaaatatttcagatcatGCAACTAAGTTTAGTATAAGACAGCGacaatgtgagtaaacacaaagtgttgcttttaaataattctcacttattgaaggtaaagagttaatcaaaacctatatcacccatgtgaaaaccATCACttccctaaacctaataactggtggCAATAACGGCAGTCAAACCTTTGCTAAAGCTGGTAGTGAGTTCTTTACATAGCTGTGGAGggattttggcccactctttgTGGCAGAACTGTTTTAATTCAGCACATTGGAGGGTTTTAGAGCATGAACTGTCCTTTAAAGGTCATGCCATAGCATCTCAATcggattcaagtcaggactttgactaggccactccaaaacgttcattttttttttaagccattcaGAGTTGAACTTGTTTCTGTGCTTCGGATGATTGTCCGGCTGCATAGAACAACTGCACTTAATCTTTAGGTCACAAATCGATGGATGGAAATTCTCCTTCACGATTTCCTAGTTTTATGGtgccatcaattatggcaagtcactcaggtcctgaagcagccccagaccatcgctctaccaccaccatgtttgactgttggtataatgttcttattgtggaacgCTGTGTTAGCTTCATGCAAGATGAAATGGTACCCATCCCTTTCAAAAAGTTCCAGTTTTGGCTAATTAgttcacagaatattatcccaaaagtcatCGGGGTcagacaatttttttgtttttggtcagcagtggttttcacctatttaattgatgtttagattcaacgggactggcagtaatcatgcctgggtgaGTATAGTGAAACTGAACCTGATTATCAATTCAATTTGGTTAACTGGTTGATATAGTAACTaatgggcaattactttttcacatatggCCAGCTAGGGTTGGATAGGTTTTTCCCTTCTCTCTATACATAAaacaaactgcattttgtgtttgctCAGATTGTCTTTGTctgatattaaaattagtttgatgatcttaaacatttaagtgtgaaaaatatgcaaaaatagaagaaattagaaTCTAGGACACACTCTCCCACCTACTCCAGATGAAATATGGAAGATCTTTTTTCAAGCCCATTACCATATAAGAAgtacatatatatgaaaaaatatttttcagactATACAGAATACTGTATATTGACGGATTAAATTATCTCTCACATATACAATTGATGGAAATATACTTTTAAGTACATCAAAGTAAGCAAATGACCATGGAAGTGTTCTTGACGATTAGTAAAAAAGTGttgagaatgacacaagtattggtcttcacaaagtttgctgcttcagtgttcttaagatatttttgtcagatgttactatggtatactgaagtataattacaagcatttcataagtgtcaaaggcttttattgacaatACATTAAGTTTACGCAGAATCAATAGTTTCACTGTTGACCCTTCTTGTTCAAGACCTCTGCAATCTGCCCTGACATGCTGTCAATTAACTTCTGGGCCACATCCTGACTGATGGCAGCCCATTCTTGCATAACCAGTGCTTggagtttgtcagaatttgtaGGTTTGTGTTTGTCAACCCGCCTCTTGAGGATTGACCACAAGTTCTCAAAGGAATTAAGGTCTGGGGAGTTTCCTGGCCATGGACCCAAAATTTCAATGTTTTGTTCCCTGAGCCACCtagttatcacgtttgccttaTTGCAAGGTGCTCAATCATGGTGGAAAAGGCATTGTTCGTCACCAATCTATTGAAGGATATGTTGGTACCATTCTTTACTCATGGCTGTGGTCTTGTGAGCGAGTGAGCCCACTCCCTTGGCTGAGAAGCAACCCCACACATGAATGGTCtcaggatgctttactgttggcatgacacaggactgGTGGTAGCGCTCATTCTCCAAATAATCTTTTTTCCAGATTCCACAAACAATCAGAGAAAATTACTTTACCCCAGTCATCAGCAGTCCAATCCGTGGAATATAAATCTGTCCATGATGTTTTTACTGGAGAGAAGTGGCTTCTTTGCTGCCCTTCTTGACACCAGGGCATCCTCCAAAAGTATTCGACTCACTATGCGTCCAGATGCACTCACACCTGCCGGCTGCCATTCCTGAGCAAACCTCTGCACTGGTGGCGCCTCAATCCCGCAGCTGAATCAAATTTAATAGACAGTCCTGGCGCTTGCTGGACTTACTTCGGTGTCCTGACAcattcttcacaacaattgaACCTCCCTTGTTGAAGTTCTTGATGATCCgataaatggttgatttaggtTCAATCTTACTAGTAGCAATACCCTTGCCCGTGAAGCAACGATGACAGCACGTGTTTCCTTCCAGGTAACCATGGTTAACAGAGGAAGGACAAGGATTTCGAGCACCACCCTCCTTTAAACCCCTTCAAGATCGGGACGTACCTTGTACTTCCTGGTCACGTGTAATcagcagaccgggacgtaccagctacgtcatcgatgatgcgcaaTCCAGCGTCGCTCTTAACCCTTGGATCGCAAGGGgatggctgctactgaccgctgggtgacCTCAGCGATCTGTGGCAGCCAATCCCCCTTAGTCCCGTGCACGCGATCGCTTCTGAAGCGAATCATGTGTACGAAATTAAGAAACTCAGTACCAAAATGCCGGtttcgaaggggttaaagcttccagtctgttattctaactcGATCAGCATAACAGAGCGATCTCCAGTCTTGTCCAGGTCAACACTCTCACCTGTGTTAACGATagaatcactgacatgatgtcagctggtgcttttggggcagggctgaaatgcagtggaaatgttttttggggattaccgtatttccccatgtataagactcacctttttttagaaaaaattggggtctaaaaattgggtgcgtcttatacagtggtggtattttttttttttttaactaacagCTGCTTACCTTCATCCGCCACGGCTGCACAAGAACCCGGCAGAGTCATGTGAATGCACATCGCATCACATGCCTCCGCTCAGTTCCTATTCCTGCGCAGCCGCATCGAGCAAGGCAGAGGGGAAACAGCGACCCCCACAGAAGTCAGCGAGCGGCAGCagaaaatctgcagttcaggtaaggttgGTGAgtaaattgtatgtatgtatgtatgttagcatggatccgtgtgtagggggcacagggaggctgaaagtgatgtgcatgtactggctgcctgagcatgataggagtgcgattgcgAACAGTTGCTAGCAgccaacatcaatcacactcatatcatgcccaggcagccagtacaataactttatttttttttacggtaagttcattttcatggcaaagagggACTTTGCAATTCATCTGATCTCTCTTCATACcattctggagtatatgcaaattgccatcTTCTAAACcgaggcagcagactttgtgaaaatgaatatttgtgtcattctcaaaacttttggcctTGACTGTAAAGTGACACAGATCATGATAATGCTTCATTTTAACTTAACATTTGTTATAGAGGTGGTtctctaaaacaaacaaacaaaaaaaaatctgtgccgCTTACATATTTGGTTCCCTGACATGCACACCAAGGGTTGATCCATCCTAAGAAATGCATGTACAACTCTAATTGataagcagaaaaaaagctaATATCTTAACGCTAATAACATCTAAGTAGCTCTTGGCATTCCATAATTTGCTTTTACTCACACGATCATACAAAACATCATGAAAATATTCCAGAGAGCGATGAAGATTCGGAAGTACCGAAGACTGAGGAGAAACTCACGGATATTGTCACCTGAGGAGCAACAAGCAAAACTGAATTAAAACGTGACTTGTAGTTCTTGTACATTGAATTCTATGCAAGGTGAAGCCACtaataagacaaaaagaaagaaagaaacaaaaaggctGGATACAAACCGTGAATAAGCCTGATGACTTGAAGCACAGTTAGCATAAGTACACTGGATGTACTCTGCATGCCAGTGCCATGATCATTATGAAAGTACCATAAATCATTCAGGCAAAGGCTGGTATAGTATCATGCATTCAACTGCTGTCTAGGTGACCACTACCTTTTAGTAACATAATAcatacttaaagaaaaaaaaagtcatgctTGTCCAAGTTAATGTAATATATCAGTCAATAGCAGTtaccccttgcaaatgcatggagggctTTATCAGAATCCCCCATACATTAGTTAATCATCCTGTCTAATTGCTCGTACCTGCCGCTGTGCACATGTGCTATACTCATTGCCAGCCAGCTGCAGCTTGCACATCACATCAGCAGCTTCACAGAGGGGGCAGCGTGCTGCAGCTTTTCCCCAAGCCAAGCGGCAacgaatatgcattctttgttggtaaAGCTCTAAGGGAGTACATTGAATGTAAACTCTGTAGTGTGTGCATATACGACTTACCCAAGATAGATACCACGGCTATAAAATGGGAGATATTTCCGTGCATGCCCACCAGGGTCCCCCACCCAGAACATCCGCAGTATATCATTTGACAGAAGATGTGTTCAACCATACATTTTCAATGTAGacaacacatttatttaaaaggtaCCTCCCAGCTACCATATGCATCAAAGTACATATGTtggctagagtgtccctttaagaagctGTCAGATTACAAAGTACTGAGAAGCATTCTCAGCAAAAAACGTCAATAAGGCAAAATTGATTAAAGATCTACTTCTGGGTAGGGTCTGGCCATTTAACGGTACTATGAATTATGCTCCTAAGGCGTTAGTTAGTTAATATCTCTATTGTAGCATTGTGGGATATTTAAATTCAAacaacaaatatgatacaataaatatatggaaaatCAAAATAGCTGTCctctacagaataaaataagcagTTGCTTCTCCTAAAGTATGGCACACAAGACAAGAAGGGATGATTCACCAATAGGATTATGCTAAGCATACTTACATCCTATCCATGGAACATCTTCTTAATGCAACACCAAAGCCTTATTTGCACAGAACTGTCACTAATGCACCACTCTCATCCTACTCTGTTTAATAGCAAAATAGCGACATCCCCTATGATCCCTGCACCAGGCATTGCTCATAGTGTAATCCcctacaacattttttttattatttatttattaatttttttaatgccgACATATGATTAAACTTAAACtatctccaaaatattttttaacatagcgCATTTAATCAATCAGGTgcaaggaattaaaaaaaatccttagctTAGCGGATTT
The DNA window shown above is from Spea bombifrons isolate aSpeBom1 chromosome 1, aSpeBom1.2.pri, whole genome shotgun sequence and carries:
- the SMIM7 gene encoding small integral membrane protein 7 isoform X1; translation: MIGDLLLFGTLLVNAGAVLNFKLKKKESQGFGDDPAEATTGYLDLEFVHSSFSGCFETGPRRSSTPQPPLQILLSQFLNLQHVCRYQLYMCLYIRDTAMN